The proteins below are encoded in one region of Limnochorda pilosa:
- a CDS encoding tagatose 1,6-diphosphate aldolase: MESLTIGRWRGLQQLSTPEGVFCIVAVDQRGALKRMLEGKGRSSDPAAMTAVKREIVGALNRDATGFLLDPEFGAAPLAASGDLLGRNGLAVSLEATGYEERAGDRLSSVLDGWSEAKIKAMGASAVKLLIYYNPRREAAARHQEELVRQVSARCRALDIALMVEVVTYPSSDDQSREAFQAERRALVVESAARITALGIDLFKAEFPVAPAVTQDEAVWYQACRELTEASRTPWALLSAGVDFDTYARQLKVACRAGASGFVAGRAIWREAAEETDSSRRQAFLNRVMPERLRELVAIARREAAPWTSKLSASRVDEGWYRDYRGLEA, from the coding sequence TTGGAGTCGTTGACCATCGGCCGCTGGCGGGGCCTGCAGCAGCTCTCGACGCCCGAGGGCGTCTTCTGCATCGTGGCCGTCGACCAGCGGGGCGCCTTGAAGCGGATGCTGGAGGGTAAGGGGCGGTCCTCGGACCCCGCCGCCATGACGGCCGTCAAGCGGGAGATCGTGGGCGCCCTCAACCGGGACGCCACCGGGTTCCTGCTGGATCCGGAGTTTGGGGCCGCGCCGCTCGCGGCGAGCGGCGACCTTCTGGGGCGTAACGGCCTGGCCGTCTCATTGGAGGCCACGGGGTACGAGGAGCGGGCCGGGGACCGCCTCTCCTCGGTGCTGGACGGCTGGAGCGAGGCCAAGATCAAGGCCATGGGCGCGAGCGCCGTCAAGCTCCTCATCTACTACAACCCGCGGCGCGAGGCGGCGGCTCGCCATCAGGAGGAGCTGGTCCGGCAAGTCTCGGCCCGGTGTCGAGCCCTCGACATCGCGCTCATGGTCGAGGTGGTCACGTACCCGTCCTCGGACGACCAGAGCCGCGAGGCGTTCCAGGCCGAGCGGCGGGCGCTCGTCGTCGAGAGCGCCGCCCGCATCACCGCCCTCGGCATCGACCTCTTCAAGGCCGAGTTCCCGGTGGCGCCCGCCGTCACCCAGGACGAGGCGGTCTGGTACCAGGCGTGCCGGGAGCTCACCGAGGCTTCGCGCACGCCGTGGGCGCTGCTCTCGGCCGGGGTGGACTTCGACACCTACGCCCGCCAGCTCAAGGTGGCCTGCCGGGCTGGGGCCTCCGGCTTCGTGGCGGGGCGGGCCATCTGGCGCGAGGCGGCCGAGGAGACCGACTCCTCCCGGCGCCAGGCCTTCCTGAACCGGGTGATGCCCGAGCGCCTGCGGGAGCTCGTGGCCATCGCCCGGCGGGAGGCCGCACCGTGGACGTCGAAGCTCTCTGCCAGCCGCGTGGACGAGGGATGGTATCGGGACTACCGGGGCCTCGAGGCCTGA